From one Streptomyces chromofuscus genomic stretch:
- a CDS encoding LCP family protein, whose protein sequence is MNDWPQGWSDNNRGTRYGSGSAGAQPESARVMRQVRRGPGVPPGGQSAPPYGVPQQPSYVDGQGHGGYDQYDAYDSGYNTGQVYGSPGGRGPDGGGDGYGGGAPRPAPNWRRRIKVTSITVVTVLVVTLVGTYFWADSKLNREVDLSKVIDRPEAGEGTNYLIVGSDSREGMTDEQKKALHTGSSEGKRTDSMMILHTGGGAPTLISLPRDSDVEIPTFVGSESGKTYQGTGRRVKLNAAYAEDGPELLVRTVEFNTGLHIDHYVEIGFAGFANIVDAVGGVEMDIPQDIKDTKSGADFKKGKQTLNGEEALAFVRTRYALAGSDLDRTKNQQKFLAALANQVATPGTVLNPFKLYPTMGAGLDSLIVDKEMGLFDLADMFWAMKGVSGGDGKSMNMPLAGSTGGNLLWDKDKVKTLVEQLKNDEKVTVSGD, encoded by the coding sequence ATGAATGACTGGCCCCAGGGATGGTCCGACAACAACCGCGGCACCCGGTACGGCAGCGGCAGCGCGGGCGCGCAGCCGGAAAGTGCCCGCGTGATGCGCCAGGTGCGGCGCGGCCCGGGGGTCCCGCCCGGCGGCCAGTCGGCACCGCCGTACGGAGTCCCGCAGCAGCCGTCGTACGTCGACGGGCAGGGACACGGCGGGTACGACCAGTACGACGCCTACGACAGCGGTTACAACACCGGCCAGGTCTACGGCAGTCCGGGCGGCCGCGGCCCCGACGGAGGGGGCGACGGCTACGGCGGGGGCGCGCCACGGCCCGCGCCGAACTGGCGGCGCCGCATCAAGGTGACGTCGATCACGGTGGTGACCGTGCTCGTCGTCACGCTCGTCGGCACGTACTTCTGGGCCGACTCCAAGCTCAACCGCGAGGTCGACCTGTCGAAGGTGATCGACAGACCGGAGGCGGGCGAGGGCACGAACTACCTCATCGTCGGCTCCGACAGCCGTGAGGGCATGACCGACGAGCAGAAGAAGGCGCTGCACACCGGCTCCTCCGAGGGCAAGCGCACGGACTCGATGATGATCCTGCACACCGGCGGCGGCGCCCCGACGCTGATCTCGCTGCCGCGCGACTCGGACGTGGAGATCCCGACGTTCGTCGGCTCCGAGTCCGGCAAGACGTACCAGGGCACCGGCCGGCGTGTGAAGCTGAACGCGGCGTACGCCGAGGACGGCCCCGAACTGCTGGTCCGCACGGTCGAGTTCAACACCGGGCTGCACATCGACCACTACGTCGAGATCGGTTTCGCCGGATTCGCGAACATCGTGGACGCGGTCGGCGGCGTCGAGATGGACATCCCGCAGGACATCAAGGACACCAAGTCCGGCGCGGACTTCAAGAAGGGCAAGCAGACCCTGAACGGCGAGGAGGCCCTCGCGTTCGTCCGCACCCGGTACGCGCTCGCGGGCTCCGACCTCGACCGCACCAAGAACCAGCAGAAGTTCCTCGCCGCGCTCGCCAACCAGGTGGCCACGCCGGGCACGGTCCTCAACCCCTTCAAGCTGTACCCGACCATGGGCGCCGGCCTCGACTCGCTCATCGTCGACAAGGAGATGGGCCTGTTCGACCTGGCCGACATGTTCTGGGCGATGAAGGGCGTCAGCGGCGGCGACGGAAAGTCGATGAACATGCCGCTCGCGGGCAGCACCGGCGGCAACCTGCTGTGGGACAAGGACAAGGTGAAGACCCTCGTCGAGCAGCTGAAGAACGACGAGAAGGTCACGGTCTCGGGTGACTGA
- the purE gene encoding 5-(carboxyamino)imidazole ribonucleotide mutase, with translation MSPVVGIVMGSDSDWPVMEAAAKALDEFEIAYEVDVVSAHRMPREMVTYGEQAADRGLKVIIAGAGGAAHLPGMLASVTPLPVIGVPVPLKYLDGMDSLLSIVQMPAGVPVATVSVAGARNAGLLAARILAAHDEELLGRMRDFQQELNDQATEKGKRLRAKVEGAGGGFGFGN, from the coding sequence ATGAGCCCCGTTGTTGGCATCGTCATGGGGTCGGACTCCGACTGGCCCGTCATGGAGGCCGCCGCCAAGGCCCTGGACGAGTTCGAGATCGCCTACGAGGTCGACGTCGTCTCCGCGCACCGCATGCCCCGCGAGATGGTCACCTACGGCGAGCAGGCCGCGGACCGAGGGCTGAAGGTGATCATCGCCGGGGCGGGCGGCGCCGCCCATCTGCCGGGCATGCTCGCGTCCGTGACCCCGCTGCCGGTGATCGGCGTCCCCGTCCCGCTGAAGTACCTGGACGGCATGGACAGCCTCCTGTCCATCGTGCAGATGCCGGCCGGTGTGCCGGTCGCCACGGTCTCGGTCGCGGGCGCCCGCAACGCCGGCCTGCTCGCGGCCCGTATCCTCGCCGCCCACGACGAGGAGCTCCTCGGCCGGATGCGCGACTTCCAGCAGGAGCTGAACGACCAGGCCACCGAGAAGGGCAAGCGCCTGCGCGCCAAGGTCGAGGGCGCGGGCGGCGGCTTCGGCTTCGGCAACTGA
- a CDS encoding four-helix bundle copper-binding protein encodes MTQPGTMTAMSKAMQDCVEACMSCHTVCEETMSSCLHMGGQAQMQIMRALIDCSEMTRMCADMMMRRSPMSAEMCALCAKACDMCAEACMSMPDDAQMMRCAESCRRCAEMCRAMA; translated from the coding sequence ATGACCCAGCCCGGGACCATGACCGCGATGAGCAAGGCGATGCAGGACTGCGTCGAGGCGTGCATGTCCTGCCACACCGTGTGCGAGGAGACCATGAGCTCCTGCCTGCACATGGGCGGACAGGCCCAGATGCAGATCATGCGGGCCCTGATCGACTGCTCCGAGATGACCCGCATGTGTGCGGACATGATGATGCGCCGCTCGCCGATGTCGGCCGAGATGTGCGCGCTGTGCGCCAAGGCCTGTGACATGTGCGCCGAGGCGTGCATGTCCATGCCCGACGACGCGCAGATGATGCGCTGCGCCGAGTCCTGTCGCCGCTGCGCCGAGATGTGCCGCGCGATGGCGTGA
- a CDS encoding GtrA family protein, whose protein sequence is MGRGSSGLRRLVREVARFGAVGGAGLLVNLAVFNLVRHVTDLQVVRASVIATVVAIAFNYVGFRYFAYRDRDKSGRTRELTLFLLFSAAGLVVENGVLYAATYGFGWDSPLQSNVFKFLGIGVATLFRFWSYRTWVFRALPPREAAGVPSRANVVDSVKDSAGAFLEAPEPVRPQRARV, encoded by the coding sequence ATGGGACGTGGTTCCTCAGGGCTGCGCAGGCTCGTGCGGGAGGTCGCCAGGTTCGGCGCCGTGGGCGGCGCGGGTCTTCTCGTCAACCTCGCCGTGTTCAACCTGGTGCGGCACGTGACCGACCTCCAGGTGGTGCGCGCGAGCGTGATCGCGACGGTGGTGGCGATCGCCTTCAACTACGTGGGCTTCCGCTACTTCGCCTACCGCGACCGCGACAAGAGCGGCCGGACGAGGGAGCTGACGCTGTTCCTGCTGTTCAGCGCGGCCGGCCTGGTGGTCGAGAACGGCGTGCTGTACGCGGCGACGTACGGCTTCGGCTGGGACAGCCCGCTGCAGAGCAACGTCTTCAAGTTCCTCGGCATCGGTGTCGCGACGCTGTTCCGGTTCTGGTCCTACCGCACCTGGGTGTTCCGGGCGCTGCCGCCGCGGGAGGCCGCGGGGGTGCCGTCCCGCGCGAACGTCGTCGACAGCGTGAAGGACAGCGCGGGAGCGTTCCTGGAGGCCCCGGAGCCGGTCCGGCCGCAGCGGGCCCGGGTGTGA
- a CDS encoding UDP-glucose dehydrogenase family protein → MALKITVIGTGYLGATHAAAMAELGFEVLGLDVVPEKVEMLRRGEVPMYEPGLEELLRKHVAGIEGSSGRLRFTTDYAEVAAFGDVHFVCVNTPQKHGEYACDMSYVDSAFASLAPHLTGPALVVGKSTVPVGSADRLAAYLTEHAPAGADAELAWNPEFLREGFAVQDTLRPDRIVVGVHSDRAEKLLREVYATPVAEGSPFVVTDFPTAELVKTSANSFLATKISFINAMAEVCEAAGGDVVKLAEAIGYDDRIGKKFLRAGIGFGGGCLPKDIRAFMARAGELGADQALTFLREIDSINMRRRGQMVEMAREALGGGSFLGKRVAVLGAAFKPDSDDVRDSPALNVAGQIHLQGGQVTVYDPKGMANARRLFPTLGYADSARAAVRGADVVLHLTEWREFRELDPAALGEVAQSRVILDGRNALDPELWRRAGWSYRAMGRPTA, encoded by the coding sequence ATGGCCCTCAAAATCACCGTGATCGGTACCGGTTACCTCGGCGCCACACACGCCGCGGCGATGGCCGAGCTCGGGTTCGAGGTGCTGGGGCTCGACGTCGTCCCGGAGAAGGTGGAGATGCTGCGTCGGGGCGAGGTCCCGATGTACGAGCCGGGCCTCGAGGAGCTGCTGCGCAAGCACGTCGCCGGGATCGAGGGGTCCAGCGGACGGCTGCGGTTCACCACGGACTACGCCGAGGTGGCGGCGTTCGGCGACGTGCACTTCGTCTGCGTGAACACCCCGCAGAAGCACGGCGAGTACGCCTGCGACATGAGCTACGTCGACTCCGCCTTCGCCTCCCTCGCCCCGCATCTGACGGGCCCGGCTCTGGTCGTCGGCAAGTCGACCGTACCCGTGGGCTCCGCCGACCGTCTCGCCGCCTACCTCACCGAGCACGCGCCGGCCGGGGCGGACGCCGAGCTGGCCTGGAACCCGGAGTTCCTGCGCGAGGGGTTCGCCGTGCAGGACACCCTGCGACCGGACCGGATCGTGGTCGGCGTGCACAGCGACCGGGCCGAGAAGCTGCTGCGGGAGGTATACGCGACGCCGGTCGCCGAGGGGTCGCCGTTCGTGGTGACCGACTTCCCGACCGCCGAGTTGGTGAAGACCTCCGCGAACTCCTTCCTCGCCACCAAGATCTCCTTCATCAACGCGATGGCGGAGGTGTGCGAGGCCGCGGGCGGCGACGTGGTGAAGCTGGCGGAGGCGATCGGGTACGACGACCGGATCGGCAAGAAGTTCCTGCGGGCCGGGATCGGCTTCGGCGGCGGCTGCCTGCCGAAGGACATCCGGGCGTTCATGGCGCGCGCCGGTGAGCTGGGGGCCGACCAGGCGCTGACCTTCCTGCGGGAGATCGACTCCATCAACATGCGGCGGCGCGGGCAGATGGTCGAGATGGCGCGGGAGGCGCTCGGCGGCGGGTCCTTCCTGGGCAAGCGGGTGGCGGTGCTCGGCGCCGCGTTCAAGCCCGACTCGGACGACGTCCGTGACTCGCCCGCGCTGAACGTCGCCGGGCAGATCCACCTCCAGGGCGGCCAGGTGACGGTCTACGACCCGAAGGGCATGGCCAACGCCCGGCGCCTCTTCCCCACGCTGGGGTACGCCGACTCGGCTCGGGCGGCGGTACGGGGTGCCGACGTCGTGCTGCACCTGACGGAGTGGCGGGAGTTCCGCGAGCTCGACCCGGCCGCGCTGGGCGAGGTCGCGCAGTCCCGCGTCATCCTGGACGGCCGCAACGCCCTCGACCCGGAGCTGTGGCGGCGGGCGGGGTGGTCGTACCGAGCGATGGGCCGCCCGACCGCCTGA
- a CDS encoding HAD family hydrolase — MTDARGRRPFDAVLCDVDNVIRFYDASRVTALERAAGLAEGITMKVAFAPETDHPLMLGRIGMQEWVHEVVAGFAGLAPEPVAFELATALAEAPFHADDTVVSLLRRARTVMPLVLLSNAPVTLEADLDALGLSDLADHLVSSARVGLVKPNPRIYRIAADLAGVPLDRCLFVDDTLENVETAAALGMSVVHFREPDDLRRALAPLL; from the coding sequence GTGACTGACGCCCGGGGCCGGCGGCCCTTCGACGCGGTGCTCTGCGACGTCGACAACGTGATCCGGTTCTACGACGCCTCCCGGGTGACCGCGCTGGAACGGGCCGCCGGGCTGGCCGAGGGCATCACGATGAAGGTGGCGTTCGCGCCGGAGACCGACCATCCGCTGATGCTGGGCCGGATCGGCATGCAGGAGTGGGTGCACGAGGTGGTGGCCGGCTTCGCCGGGCTCGCCCCCGAGCCGGTGGCGTTCGAACTGGCCACCGCGCTCGCCGAGGCGCCCTTCCACGCCGACGACACCGTGGTGTCGCTGCTGCGCCGCGCCCGGACCGTGATGCCGCTGGTCCTGCTCAGCAACGCCCCGGTGACCCTGGAGGCCGACCTGGACGCCCTCGGTCTGTCCGACCTCGCCGACCACCTCGTCAGTAGCGCCCGCGTCGGGCTGGTCAAGCCGAACCCGCGGATCTACCGCATCGCCGCCGATCTGGCGGGCGTACCGCTCGACCGGTGCCTGTTCGTGGACGACACCCTGGAGAACGTCGAGACGGCGGCAGCGCTCGGCATGAGCGTCGTGCACTTCCGCGAACCGGACGACCTGCGACGGGCCCTGGCGCCGCTGCTCTGA
- a CDS encoding 5-(carboxyamino)imidazole ribonucleotide synthase, whose translation MTFPVVGMVGGGQLARMTHEAGIPLGIRFKLLSDTPQDSAAQVVCDVVVGDYRDLDTLRDFARGCDVITFDHEHVPTEHLRALEADGIPVRPGPDALVHAQDKGVMRAKLDAIGVPCPRHRIVSDPQDVAAFAQEGDGFPVVLKTVRGGYDGKGVWVVDSVEEAAEPFRAGVPVLAEEKVDFVRELAANVVRSPHGQAVAYPVVESRQVDGVCDTVIAPAPDLDEALALEAERMALDIAKELGVVGHLAVELFQTRDGRILVNELAMRPHNSGHWSMDGAITSQFANHVRAVLDLPLGDPRPRAKWTVMVNVLGGDYLDMYSAYLHCMARDPKLKIHMYGKDVKPGRKVGHVNTYGDDLDDVLERARHAAGYLRGTITE comes from the coding sequence GTGACGTTCCCGGTAGTCGGCATGGTCGGCGGGGGCCAGCTCGCGCGTATGACGCACGAGGCGGGCATCCCGTTGGGCATCAGGTTCAAGCTCCTCAGTGACACCCCGCAGGATTCCGCGGCGCAGGTGGTCTGCGATGTCGTCGTCGGCGACTATCGCGACCTCGACACGCTGCGTGACTTCGCGCGCGGGTGCGACGTGATCACGTTCGATCACGAACACGTACCCACCGAGCACCTACGCGCCCTGGAGGCGGACGGCATTCCCGTGCGCCCCGGGCCCGACGCGCTCGTGCACGCCCAGGACAAGGGCGTGATGCGCGCGAAGCTCGACGCGATCGGCGTGCCGTGTCCGCGCCACCGCATCGTGAGCGACCCGCAGGACGTCGCCGCGTTCGCGCAGGAGGGCGACGGCTTCCCCGTCGTCCTCAAGACCGTCCGCGGTGGCTACGACGGCAAGGGCGTGTGGGTCGTGGACTCCGTGGAGGAGGCCGCCGAGCCGTTCCGCGCCGGTGTCCCCGTCCTCGCCGAGGAGAAGGTCGACTTCGTACGGGAGCTCGCGGCGAACGTCGTCCGCTCCCCGCACGGCCAGGCGGTCGCGTACCCCGTCGTCGAGTCCCGCCAGGTCGACGGCGTCTGCGACACGGTCATCGCGCCCGCCCCCGACCTCGACGAGGCCCTCGCCCTCGAGGCCGAGCGGATGGCGCTGGACATCGCCAAGGAACTCGGCGTCGTCGGCCACCTCGCCGTCGAGCTGTTCCAGACCCGCGACGGACGGATCCTGGTCAACGAACTGGCGATGCGACCGCACAACTCCGGTCACTGGTCGATGGACGGCGCCATCACGTCCCAGTTCGCCAACCACGTCCGGGCCGTCCTGGACCTCCCGCTCGGCGACCCGCGTCCGCGTGCGAAGTGGACGGTCATGGTCAACGTCCTCGGCGGCGACTACCTCGACATGTACTCCGCGTACCTGCACTGCATGGCCCGCGACCCCAAGCTGAAGATCCACATGTACGGCAAGGACGTGAAGCCCGGCCGCAAGGTCGGCCACGTCAACACCTACGGCGACGACCTGGACGACGTTCTCGAGCGCGCACGTCACGCTGCCGGCTACCTGAGAGGCACGATCACCGAATGA
- a CDS encoding CGNR zinc finger domain-containing protein — translation MSDRLPAPGGLALVEALVNTVDLESGRDALDTAEGRTPFGIGERDLAQARELRESLRAACLAHAGHPPHRAVTPLGDLLARAPLYVAVDARDGSARLTPVEEGPLLSRVAGAVAQALTEGTWQRLKACELPDCHWAYYDRSPAGRGRWCSMAVCGARAKMRRYRAKGA, via the coding sequence ATGAGCGACAGATTGCCCGCGCCCGGCGGCCTCGCCCTGGTGGAGGCCCTGGTCAACACCGTCGACCTGGAATCGGGCAGGGACGCGCTCGACACGGCCGAGGGCAGGACGCCCTTCGGGATCGGTGAACGGGACCTGGCGCAGGCGCGCGAGCTGCGCGAATCCCTGCGCGCCGCCTGCCTCGCGCACGCCGGGCACCCCCCGCACCGCGCGGTGACCCCGCTGGGCGACCTCCTGGCGCGCGCGCCGCTCTACGTGGCCGTCGACGCACGGGACGGGTCGGCGCGCCTCACGCCGGTCGAGGAGGGGCCGCTGCTGTCACGAGTGGCCGGGGCGGTCGCACAGGCGCTCACCGAGGGCACCTGGCAGCGGCTGAAGGCGTGCGAGCTGCCCGACTGCCACTGGGCCTACTACGACCGCAGCCCGGCCGGCCGTGGCCGCTGGTGCTCGATGGCGGTCTGCGGGGCGCGCGCGAAGATGCGGCGGTACCGGGCGAAGGGCGCCTGA
- a CDS encoding dipeptidase, whose amino-acid sequence MADLRNDLHTPTEVGEFDALSLEPSFPADPYLVDAPDNDLLDRAHALLAAHPVADGYSGLPWALRHLPWYDLELGEIAVDTDVPRMRQGHVGALFCSLHLPEGLAADRAVGATLEQLDLVRTVIANHPEGLRLARTAGQVIDARNCGRTAVLLGPATAAALDDSVSLLRVLHALGLRILTLDGTSWASEAGLTRFGEEVVREMNRLGVLADLSGASDRTVERVLAASKAPVLCTRSGARALRPHPANLPDDLLAGLGKTKGLCLVPLTAEQTGPTVRDVADHLDHVRTVAGPGCVGLSGTYDAGCAHPQELTDASCYPHLVAELLRRGWSETDLALLTWGNVQRVLRTADTTARAAQERRAPSTARIAELDG is encoded by the coding sequence ATGGCCGATCTCCGGAACGACCTGCACACCCCCACCGAGGTCGGCGAGTTCGACGCCCTGTCCCTGGAGCCCTCGTTCCCGGCGGATCCGTACCTCGTCGACGCCCCGGACAACGACCTGCTGGACCGGGCGCACGCCCTGCTCGCCGCCCACCCCGTCGCCGACGGCTACAGCGGACTGCCGTGGGCGCTGCGGCACCTGCCCTGGTACGACCTGGAGCTGGGGGAGATCGCCGTCGACACCGACGTCCCCCGGATGCGGCAGGGACACGTCGGCGCGCTGTTCTGCTCGCTGCACCTGCCCGAGGGACTCGCCGCCGACCGGGCCGTCGGCGCGACCCTGGAGCAGCTGGACCTGGTCCGCACGGTGATCGCCAACCACCCCGAGGGCCTGCGCCTGGCCCGCACCGCCGGCCAGGTCATCGACGCCCGCAACTGCGGCCGCACCGCCGTGCTGCTGGGCCCGGCCACCGCCGCCGCGCTGGACGACTCCGTGAGCCTGCTGCGCGTCCTGCACGCCCTCGGCCTGCGCATCCTGACCCTCGACGGCACCTCCTGGGCGAGCGAGGCGGGGCTGACCCGGTTCGGCGAGGAGGTCGTGCGGGAGATGAACCGCCTCGGTGTGCTCGCCGACCTCTCCGGCGCCTCCGACCGGACCGTCGAACGCGTTCTCGCCGCGTCCAAGGCCCCCGTGCTGTGCACCCGCTCCGGCGCCCGCGCCCTGCGCCCTCACCCCGCCAACCTCCCCGACGACCTGCTCGCCGGGCTGGGCAAGACCAAGGGGCTGTGCCTGGTACCGCTGACGGCGGAGCAGACCGGGCCGACGGTCCGGGACGTCGCCGACCACCTCGACCATGTCCGCACCGTCGCCGGGCCCGGCTGCGTCGGCCTGTCCGGCACCTACGACGCCGGCTGCGCACACCCGCAGGAGCTGACCGACGCCTCCTGCTACCCCCACCTCGTCGCCGAGCTGCTGCGCCGCGGCTGGTCGGAAACCGACCTGGCACTGCTCACCTGGGGAAACGTGCAACGCGTCCTGCGCACGGCCGACACCACCGCCCGGGCGGCCCAGGAGCGGCGCGCCCCGTCGACGGCACGCATCGCGGAGCTGGACGGCTGA
- a CDS encoding acyl-CoA dehydrogenase encodes MAGSADFDLYRPSEEHELLRDTVRALAEAKIAPYAAAVDEEARFPQEALDALVANDLHAVHVPESYGGAGADALATVIVIEEVARVCASSSLIPAVNKLGSLPVILSGSEELKKKYMTPLAKGDGMFSYCLSEPEAGSDAAGMKTRAVRDGDHWVLNGVKRWITNAGVSEYYTVMAVTDPEKRSKGISAFVVEKSDEGVSFGAPEKKLGIKGSPTREVYLDNVRIPADRMIGEEGTGFATAMKTLDHTRITIAAQALGIAQGALDYAKGYVKERKQFGKPIADFQGIQFMLADMAMKISAARALTYQAAAASERGDADLTYLGAAAKCFASDVAMEVTTDAVQLLGGYGYTRDYPVERMMRDAKITQIYEGTNQVQRIVMARNLP; translated from the coding sequence TTGGCCGGATCGGCTGACTTCGACCTGTACCGCCCGTCCGAGGAGCACGAACTGCTCCGCGACACCGTTCGCGCGCTGGCCGAGGCGAAGATCGCGCCGTACGCCGCCGCCGTGGACGAGGAGGCCCGCTTCCCGCAGGAGGCCCTGGACGCGCTGGTCGCCAACGACCTGCACGCGGTGCACGTACCCGAGTCGTACGGCGGCGCGGGTGCCGACGCGCTCGCCACGGTGATCGTCATCGAGGAGGTGGCGCGCGTGTGCGCCTCCTCCTCGCTCATCCCGGCGGTCAACAAGCTGGGCTCCCTGCCGGTGATCCTCTCCGGCTCCGAGGAGCTGAAGAAGAAGTACATGACCCCGCTCGCCAAGGGCGACGGCATGTTCTCGTACTGCCTCTCCGAGCCCGAGGCGGGCTCCGACGCGGCCGGCATGAAGACGCGCGCGGTCCGCGACGGCGACCACTGGGTCCTCAACGGCGTGAAGCGCTGGATCACCAACGCGGGCGTCTCCGAGTACTACACGGTGATGGCCGTGACGGACCCGGAGAAGCGCTCCAAGGGCATCTCCGCCTTCGTCGTCGAGAAGTCGGACGAGGGCGTCTCCTTCGGCGCCCCCGAGAAGAAGCTCGGCATCAAGGGCTCCCCGACCCGCGAGGTCTACCTCGACAACGTCCGCATCCCCGCCGACCGCATGATCGGCGAGGAGGGCACCGGCTTCGCCACGGCGATGAAAACCCTGGACCACACCCGCATCACCATCGCGGCCCAGGCCCTCGGCATCGCCCAGGGCGCCCTCGACTACGCCAAGGGCTACGTCAAGGAGCGCAAGCAGTTCGGCAAGCCGATCGCCGACTTCCAGGGCATCCAGTTCATGCTCGCCGACATGGCCATGAAGATCTCGGCCGCCCGCGCCCTGACCTACCAGGCCGCCGCCGCCTCCGAACGCGGCGACGCCGACCTCACCTACCTGGGCGCCGCCGCCAAGTGCTTCGCCTCCGACGTGGCCATGGAGGTCACCACGGACGCCGTCCAACTCCTCGGCGGCTACGGCTACACCCGTGACTACCCGGTGGAGCGCATGATGCGCGACGCGAAGATCACCCAGATTTACGAGGGCACGAACCAGGTCCAGCGGATCGTCATGGCCCGCAACCTGCCGTAG
- a CDS encoding VOC family protein: MAPVARFRSVVLDCPDPRGLARFYAGIVGGTPEDTDPDWVVLHVPDGPRLAFQRVDGLTPPEWPRADRNAQQFHLDIDAGSTWEQVDRAEKRVLELGARVLDAEDYENKDFRVYADPAGHPFCLCRIEHA, encoded by the coding sequence ATGGCGCCCGTCGCACGGTTCCGCTCCGTCGTCCTCGACTGCCCCGACCCCCGCGGGCTCGCCCGCTTCTACGCCGGGATCGTCGGCGGCACCCCGGAGGACACCGATCCCGACTGGGTGGTGCTGCACGTCCCCGACGGTCCGCGTCTGGCCTTCCAGCGCGTGGACGGCCTGACGCCGCCGGAGTGGCCGCGGGCCGACCGCAACGCGCAGCAGTTCCACCTCGACATCGACGCCGGGTCCACCTGGGAGCAGGTGGACCGGGCGGAGAAGCGGGTGCTGGAACTGGGCGCGCGGGTACTGGACGCGGAGGACTACGAGAACAAGGACTTCCGTGTCTACGCCGATCCGGCGGGGCACCCGTTCTGCCTCTGCCGGATCGAGCACGCCTGA
- a CDS encoding dipeptidase, with translation MTALDEARELLREFPVVDGHNDLPWALREQVRYDLDARDIAAPQGAHLHTDLPRLRRGGVGAQYWSVYVRSDLPDAVPATLEQIDCVRQLLARYPDDLAPALTAADMEAARAQGRIASLMGAEGGHSIADSLATLRALSALGVRYMTLTHNDNVAWADSATDEPGVGGLSAFGREVVREMNREGMLVDLSHVAATTMRDALDTSAAPVIFSHSSARAVCDHPRNIPDDVLERLPANGGVAMVTFVPKFVLQAAVDWTAEADENMRAHGFHHLDTTAEAMKVHRAFEERTPRPVATVATVADHLDHMREVAGVDHLGIGGDYDGTAFTPEGLNDVSGYPNLIAELIDRGWSRSDLAKLTWQNAVRVLGAAEDVARDLRATRGPSNATIESLDG, from the coding sequence ATGACCGCACTGGACGAGGCCCGGGAACTGCTGCGCGAGTTCCCGGTGGTCGACGGGCACAACGACCTGCCGTGGGCGCTGCGCGAGCAGGTCCGCTACGACCTCGACGCCCGGGACATCGCCGCTCCCCAGGGCGCACACCTGCACACCGACCTGCCAAGGCTGCGCCGGGGCGGGGTCGGGGCGCAGTACTGGTCGGTGTACGTCCGCTCGGACCTGCCCGACGCGGTGCCCGCGACGCTGGAACAGATCGACTGCGTACGGCAATTGCTCGCCCGGTACCCGGACGACCTCGCGCCCGCCCTGACGGCCGCGGACATGGAGGCGGCGCGCGCCCAGGGCCGCATCGCCTCCCTCATGGGCGCCGAGGGCGGCCACTCCATCGCCGACTCCCTCGCCACGCTGCGGGCCCTGTCCGCGCTCGGCGTCCGCTACATGACGCTCACCCACAACGACAACGTGGCCTGGGCGGACTCCGCGACGGACGAGCCCGGCGTGGGCGGCCTGTCGGCCTTCGGCCGCGAGGTGGTGCGGGAGATGAACCGCGAGGGCATGCTGGTGGACCTCTCGCACGTGGCCGCGACGACCATGCGGGACGCGCTGGACACCTCCGCCGCGCCGGTGATCTTCTCGCACTCCTCCGCCCGCGCCGTCTGCGACCACCCGCGCAACATCCCCGACGACGTCCTGGAGCGCCTCCCCGCCAACGGGGGCGTCGCCATGGTGACGTTCGTGCCGAAGTTCGTGCTCCAGGCCGCCGTCGACTGGACGGCCGAGGCGGACGAGAACATGCGCGCGCACGGCTTCCACCACCTCGACACCACAGCCGAGGCGATGAAGGTGCACCGGGCCTTCGAGGAGCGCACCCCGCGCCCGGTCGCGACCGTGGCGACCGTCGCCGACCACCTCGACCACATGCGCGAGGTGGCCGGCGTCGACCACCTGGGCATCGGCGGCGACTACGACGGCACCGCGTTCACCCCCGAGGGCCTCAACGACGTGTCCGGTTACCCGAACCTGATCGCGGAGCTGATCGACCGCGGCTGGTCCCGGTCCGACCTGGCCAAGCTCACCTGGCAGAACGCGGTGCGCGTGCTGGGCGCGGCGGAGGACGTGGCCCGCGACCTCCGGGCCACGCGCGGGCCGTCCAACGCCACCATCGAGTCGCTCGACGGGTGA
- a CDS encoding VOC family protein, translating to MALAKLGVVVLDCPDPRTLAGFYAEVLGGTIEDNGEWVDLKVPGGQQLAFQAAPGFVPPKWPSPEQSQQYHLDLTVEDLDAAEAGVLALGARVLDAEDRSRTWRVYADPAGHPFCLCAC from the coding sequence ATGGCTCTCGCGAAACTCGGTGTCGTCGTCCTGGACTGTCCCGACCCCCGCACGCTGGCCGGTTTCTACGCCGAGGTGCTGGGCGGCACGATCGAGGACAACGGCGAGTGGGTGGACCTCAAGGTCCCCGGCGGGCAGCAACTGGCCTTCCAGGCCGCCCCCGGATTCGTCCCGCCGAAGTGGCCGTCCCCCGAGCAGTCGCAGCAGTACCACCTCGACCTCACGGTCGAGGACCTGGACGCGGCCGAGGCGGGCGTGCTGGCGCTGGGCGCCCGGGTGTTGGACGCCGAGGACCGCTCACGCACGTGGCGTGTGTACGCCGACCCGGCCGGGCACCCGTTCTGCCTCTGCGCCTGCTGA